In Parabacteroides timonensis, the genomic stretch CTTATTGATTCCCCGATCAAAACTCGTCTGTGCTCGCACCCCCGTCAGGCTTTTGGCAATCGTCCCCAGATAGGTAGAACGCCCGGTAGCAAACACCACGCCTATCGCCGATCCGCTCACCACATTCGACCCCATGAAGCAGATATCATCCAGCTCGACCACACTGCCTGTCCGGTGCGTCCTGTTCCCCAGTTCCGCTCTTTTCTCTATGGCATCCGACTCGCCCGTCAACGACGACTGGCTGACAAACAAATCCTTAGATTCCACAATACGGATATCGGCAGGCACCATATCTCCGGCAGCCAGGTAAACGATATCTCCCAGCACAAGTTCAGCAATATTCACTTCCTGCCCGTCTTTTGCACCCAGACGATAGACGGTAGCCGTATTCTTCACCATCCGTTTCAAGGCATCCGAAGCTCTGCCCGATTTCCATTCCTGCACGAAACGAAGCACCGCACTCAACATCACCATCGCCGTAATAACAATAACGGTCACCCATTCCCTGTCTTCCGGCGCGGCCATCAGGACATCTATCACCAGCGAAACAACCGCCAATGCCATCAATATACCGATAAAAGGATTGATAAAAGTTTTAATAAACATGATCAGCCAACGGTCACGTTTTTCGCGTACGATTTCGTTAGGCCCATGAAAACGTAAACGGTCTGTAACTTCTCCTTCCGTCAGTCCCTGACGTGAAGTGTCGAAATAACTGAACACAGATTTCAGTGGTTGGGTAGCAGCCAGGAACACCCGTTCGCTGTTGAAAGAGATTGCGTTGTTGTTCTTTCTTTTCTTTCTTCTGATCCACATGATAACTCTCTTTTGTGAAGCCCCCTGCTCCCAAAGCAGGAGGTCTCCGGTTTGGTATTCGTTTTATATCTCTCTTTTTGACAGCACAAAAGTAGAGACCCCCAGCCAGACAAGCCGTTAGAGAACTATTAGAAGGGTATTAGAGAACCATTAGAATTTTGCAGTTTACTTCTGCTTTCTAAATATTATACATATACATAATGAACAAACCAACAACATCACTCCTACCACCCAGTTTGAAAAAGAAAACTTCGCCACACTATTTCCCTGAAAAGATTCCGTATCAACCGAACGTCTCTCATCTGCCGAACCGGAACTAACAACCGATTCAGCCTCTACCTTCCCCTGCTCCTTAATAGCAACGCGGGTAACAGACTGTACCCCATCCGACCGACAGCTATCGAACACGACATGCTCTATACCGATCACCTTATTACGGGAAGCCTGATACAGCTTTCGCAACAACATACTATCATTATGAAGGCTATGCACCTCCCCCTTTATCTCTCGATGTTGCACTCTACGCCACCCGGCACTACAACCGGGCAGCAAAACAACCAACAAAACCACAGAAACAAACAAATTCCTCCCTCGCATATCCACACCTATCGCTTCCTTCATTTATTAATGATCACCTGATAACGATTCTCTCCATTTACCCGAAGCGACAAATGCAGGAATTTCTTCTGCTTATAAAGAATCGCCTGATCAAAAGGCAATTTGCTGAAAAGCAATACATCCAGTAACACCTTCGGATCAGGCACATAACAATCCGCCGCCTCTCCCTTCACATGCTGGCTCGAAGGCACGCCACCCACCAACCTGTTCACCTCCGGACTCCGGTAACCGCTTGTAATCGCGATCGGTTTCCCATAAGCAACCCGCAACGGCTGTAACAACCGTTTCACCAACTCCATCATGATCAATCTCACCTCAAACGGTGGCTCATTCAACAACCCATTCTCCACCGCCACCCTACTATACGTCATTTCCTCCCAGGTAAAATCCCTACTTATCCTCTCTCCCATTTTGTACCGATTTTATTTTATACGAATAATCCACCCCAAACAAAGCCCCGGCAAATGTGCAAGTCTCCCCGAAAGCCACCAGCACACTATTATGAATCTCCCCTTTCGGAGCAATCCAGAAACCGGAGAAGAGAAGTACAATCCCGCTCATCACAAGCAGGATTGCCATCACCAATTGAACAGTCAGCCTCTTTCTCATACATCCCCTTTCTTCTTACATCCCAACTGCCACCAGCCGACCGCCGACTCTATTCAATCACCGGTCTGTCATCCTCACCCGAATCTCCCTTCTTTTTCTTAGGTTTCGTATCTTCGTCCTCCTCGAACTTTACGATCTCACTCATCCAGCGCAGACTCGTTCCCGGCGAGAAGATCACACGTGCCTTCTTTATCATCGAAGCATTGAACGCCTCCTTCGTTTCAGCCCCTCCCGAACGGATCGAAAGACGGAAACTACCGAACTCGCCTACCTGCACAATACTCCCCGAACGAAGTTCCAGACTCATCGCCCAGTTCAGCGAATCCAATATCGCCTTCACATCCGCACTCGACATCGCCGAACGGCTGGAGATCAACTCACACAACTTCGCCATATCGCAGTAACTCGACGACCTCGCCATCGCATAAGTCTTCACCTTGTCCTTATCACCCCCACTAAGAACCTTACGCTGTACCTTTCTGAATTTTAATGTCATAGCTTTATACGTTTAATGATTAATACTAGAACTGAATTACTCGATTTCCGGTCTGTCTCCCGACCCCGAACCTTCCTCTTTTTTCTTAGGCTTCGTAGCTTCATCCTCCTCAAACTTCACGATCTCGCTCATCCAGCGCAGACTCGTTCCCGGCGAGAAGATCACACGCGCCTTCTTTATCATCGAAGCATTGAACGCCTCCTTCGTTTCAGCCCCTCCCGAACGGATCGAAAGACGAAAACTGCCGAACTCACCCACCTGAACGATACTTCCCGAACGAAGTTCCAAACTCATCGCCCAGTTTAGCGAATCCAGTATCGCCTTCACATCCGCACTCGACATCGCCGAACGACTGGAGATCAACTCACACAACTTCGCCATATCACAGTAACTCGACGACCTCGCCATCGCATAGGTCTTAACCTTGTCCTTATCATCCCCACTAAGAACCTTACGCTGCACCTTTCTGAATTTTAATGTCATAGCTTTTATACATTTAATGATTAATACGATTGTTTCCGGAGAACGAGACAAAGGTATGAGCAGGTAGATAGACGAAGATCAGCGCAAAACATTCGTGTAAAACAATGCATAATAAGACTTTAGAAGTAATCAAAATCTTAAAATACTATTTTCCACGAACCTTCACACTGATAAATCCAGGTTCTTATTTAACTTATATCAGTAGAACAATCATTATTCTGTAAGATTATCGATACCCTTTCGGATATTATTTTATCAGAGCCACAAAATAAATACCCGAAAGGGTATCAAATAAAAAACATTCATTATATTTGTACCCGAAGAGGTATCAAATATGAATAACTTATCATTAAATGAATACGTAAAATCAAAGCGCAAGTCGCTTGGATTATCACGTGAAGAACTTGCATTGAAAGCTGGTGTCGGTCTCCGCTTTCTACGTGAACTTGAACAAGGAAAAGAAACCTTGAAGATGGATAAAGTAAATCAAGTACTAAAACTGTTCGGAATGCAACTCGGTGCCATGCCTATGGACAGGAATAATTTAATAGAACCATGAAACAGGCTAAAATTTATATGTATAGTAATTTTATTTAACTTTTCAACAATGTATATTCAATATCATGCAAGTCCTAATTTCCTGAAAAATATCTGGTTACGCATTTTAGCATCATCAATAACTTTTTTAAAACTCTTTATTTCAATATATGCATTATAGTCTCTATTATAACCAAAATATCCTTGTTTATCTGGGCTTACTGATAAATTTGCAAAACGAGCAAATTCTTCTATTTTAGGAACAATGTCACAAACAATATAGATATATACAGGAGTTACATTTGGGTTAATAATTACTTCCTCCAATCCATCAGGCATTTCGTATCTACCAGCAAGTATCTTGCCTGCATAACGTAATGCTTGAGTAATAGGATTCTCATCATCAGGATAGTTGGTGCGTTTAGGGCGTTTAAATTCAACTATTGCAATAGGAGATGTAATTGCATTTTCTCCGTTACGATAGAACAAGCCACTTTCATAAAAAATAGCAAGATCCGGTTCTTTATGATCAACTTTAGAAATTACCTCGTCAGAAGCAATGTATTGAGTAAAGTTAAATCTTTCATCCAATAACCAAAGATTGTGGTCTTCGTATTCAACTTGTCTATCATCTTTAATCATAGGGAATATCAAATTATGCATTTCACTTTCCTTATGAGTCTTTCCGGTCTCTATCCTTCTACGTAAATTATCAAACAAATCAATAATTTTTCTTCTCTGACATACATAATGAACTAAATCATTTTTAGCTGTCTCCGTAACATTTTGCATTATATCATTTATAGCTGATTTGATAGAGTCATACTCACTCTCTTTAAGCTCCTCAAAAGATTGCTTTTCCTGTAGATCTTTTAACGCTAAACGCGCATTTAACTCTTTTTCAAACTTTATCTTTTGGAAACGCATCTCTAAATCAAAATCTGAGATTCCAATAGGTATAGATTCCATATCTACATCTTTCAGTAGAGTTTTATTCCATGGAGCAGAAGAATATACATAATGCTCTACCTTCTTTTTTTTATCAATAAATCGTTGATCAATGTCATCTTGGAAATATTCTTTTACAATTACTGCAACTTCTCTCAGAATTTGTTTTTCAGACAAATCAGAATATATATCATCTTCCTTTCCAAAAATAAAGCCATCACGCTCTGTAGTTACATTAGTATCAAGATAATCTCCTTGAACATATGCTTTAACCATATAATTCTTTTGAATACCATTGTCAGTTAACTCAAACAAAGTTTCTTTGAACTCAGGAACAAAATTATGTAAGGCACTATCTATAACCTCACGCATATTTGCTGTTAGACAAATTTTATTTGTAATAGCCGAATAATAAATTTTATAAACTTTCACTGTAAAATTCCAATCATTTTCTTTACCACGTAAAACAAGTGTTTTATCTATGCCTATTTGTTGAATATTCGAATCCGGTCCAATATAATCATTTAATACTATTTGATTAGACCCATCTTCTTCTTTAATTGTTATCTTAGGAGTATACTTACCTCCTGTCACAAAAAACACTAGCAAACGCTCTGCTAATTTACGTGCTATAACGTCAAGACCTTTATCTAAATCACAATCTTTTATCAAAGTTAAATGCAGAATAGTTCCAGTATGAATATTATCCGTAAACTCTATATTTTCTACTTTTTCATTTTCGATTATTTCATCTGCATGTCCAAATGTAAAAGAACGTTTCTTATAATTACCATTCTCACTATATACACTCTCAACAGCAACATGATTAAAATATTTCAGATACATAAATCGTCCAAATCCTTTTCCTCCTTTTTTTATTTTAAAACCACTACGATATGTATCAAATGAATCTTTATTTTCTTCAGTAAACCCTATACCATTATCTACTATATCAATAGAAACAATATCTGTAAGACTACAGGAAGAATCTAATTCAAGAAGTTGTTGAGCACTACGTTTAACAATAATGTCTATAATACCATCAACCCTTTCTGCCTCAATAGCATCTATAGAATTACAAACAGCTTCTATGATAGGTGTTAGACTTGTCGTCCTAGACTTAATATCTTTAACAATTCGATCAATATTAATCTTACTCATATTTATATTGTATGAAGTTCTAGTGATTCTAATGCAGAGAATAATAAAATAATTCAACATCTAAAAATATTTGAGAGAAATTATTTTTCATTGCCTGACTCAATGAAACACTAAAAAATACATAACCTCAGTTTGAAAAATAAAATTTGTCTCTATTATTTGCGCATTATTATCTCTGCTATTCCTCTATTTGTACATTAATTGCTTGAACACGTCCTTTATTATCTGGGCTAGTTATACAGTATTTCACTTTTTTATTCTCCAAATTTTCAAATACTAGTCCCGGATTCTTACTTTGCTGAAAAAAAATATCACTAGTCGCCCAACTGATATAACCACAATATTTTCCAGCACTATTTTTCATTACTTTTTTAACTTTACCGGAATATACATTGATCACTTCTGATTGTATTACGACTGGATTATTAGTAAAATCAGACACATCTTTTATTAGTAACTCTGTGAACTCTGGAATATCTTTAATAGCATATTTACTTTTATTCAAATTATCAATCCAAAATCTTTTTGACCTATAAAAAATCTTAGCCGATATTTCAAATTTTTCATGTGCTTTTTTTATATCATATAAATTTTTTAAAATTTTATCTGCATAAATATCAACATTTTTCTCCATCAACAAATTAGGGCATTTGCCTGCAACTAATCGACAAAAAACCATTAACAAATGTGCCTTATATGCTTTTAGATCTTTATGAATTTTTTGTTCTCGAAACAGTTTTTCTAGTGTATAAAATGCATATGAAACAGCGAAATATGGAAGTTTTGAATGAGACTCTTGAAAAATATCATTAGCAAATTCTTTAAGCAAAATAGACTCATGCTTATGCGACAAATATGGTTTTTCTTTGATTACACCTATACAATATTGAGTTAATATTCTTAAATTAATTTTTTGTATCGGTTTTATCGTAGGATTATGAGCATATTGTTTAGTTCTCCTCTCATAATATATTTTATCCTGAAAATCAGCAATATAAACATTGAAAAAACGTTCTAAATCTTTATGAAATTTTTTAGTTGTCTCAAATGCTTCTTCCAACACGATACTTTGACGATTTGTTCCTTTTACTATTTCATTTGCTATATCATCATTTCTAGTAGCTATTAACTTAATGACTAGAGTAATAGAACTAATATCAAGATTCGATTCTTTAGCTTTGTATAAAACATGGCAAGTTTGACATCCATTTACTATTTGTGGATTTTCTATTTTAAGCTTTCTATTATTAGGAATAAATTCATCACAAACAATAGCGATTCCATTATTTAATAATATAAATTTTTGTGGAGATTCTGAAATAGTTTCTAGAATTTCTGTATTAACGGTATTTTCTCCTTGATAATCTCTTACATTATCATCAAAAAGTGATTTTCTAATGACCCCTTCATCTGTTGTTATAAGTTTATACAATTCAGTAGCACTACATAAAACCATACATGAATTCTCAACACCTTCAACAGAAGTAAGTCCCATCGTATCTATCACATCAATAATTATTGAAAATTTATTTTCATTACTGTCTAGTATATTTCTAAAATATTCACTGTCTATAAAATAAAAATCAACCTTAGAACATATGTTCGTATTTAATATATCTTTTTTAGCTTGCTCCACAGTTCCAATATGCAAGGGGTCATTATTCCATTTTCCCATAACAACATAGTACATCCTAACAATAGGAGACTCTTTCCAATAATATGTTATATCATCACTTACTAAATATTCCTTTATTCTAAAAGCATTTTCTAGTTTTTCGTTTAAAGGAATCATTGGCCTTTCTGACAAAAAATTTCTAACCCCTGTAATAAATGCGCCAATTTCAGTTGCACTAAAATGAGATTTATTTTTAGATTGAATAAAAATGAATTCAATACTTAATCTTGAAGACTTAGATATAATATCTTTAATTTCATCTATACTTTTAACTAACATCCCATTTACTTTTATACTAATTCCATCAATTCCTGTATCTCCAGGGCCACCAACACATACAGAGTCTATCAATTCAGAATCTGCAGAAAAAGCATCAGGCTGATGTTGAATTAAAATAGCAGAATTCACAAACTGCTCAAAGGCTTCATTTTCAGAAAGTTTCAATAAGCCATAATTTTCACAATATTTTTTAAATCTAGCATTGATTATAGGTTCGTTCGTCATAATATTATTTTTTTATGTTATAATACAAAAGTAATAAAAAAAGCAATAAAAAGAGAAACAAAAAATAAGATAATTAACCAACAGAGGTTAATTATAAAATGGATAAAAGGAGGCAAAGTAAAAACTATCAAGAAGGCAACTAAAACCTCACTCCTCTAACAGTTTATATTCTATTGATTTACAAATTATTATACACACAACAATAAAAAAAATCAAAATACTGGAGTCACAAAGAGTACTACCTGTTTAAACCTGTCGTCAATCAAGTTGAGATATCTCCTTACATGATACAGCAAATGGAGGTAGCAATACTTTTACTAAAGGTATTCAAATCGAAGGATAAGTACTATTCGGTCACTGTGGAGATGTGTGTACGACAAAACGATTGGCATTATTACCGAAAAACGATCCCGAAAACAATCACTGCAACATAATTTATAATAGTTTATGTAGTCTATTCAGTAACTTAAATCAAATGTAGCCTCCCCACCCCAAAGCTTTCTCCCTATCCTCATCCCTACATCTCAAATATTTACTACCTTTGCCGCCAATTGTAAATCATAAAACGAAACGTCATGAGTAAATATCCATTTATGCTGATTACGTGCCTGTTTATTGCACAATCTGCTTTTGCGCAATCATATTCCAAATACTTTCGCCTGGAAAATCAGGATACCGTCAACTTTACCTTTACAGTGAGGAAACCTGATATTAAGGCAATAGACTGTTATCCTCAACAAATTACTCAAATATCGAAAAACGGAGATAACTACGAAATATCACTCACCACTATCAACCCCTACCTGGATGGAAGCAAACTGGCTAAAATGAAAGAAGCCAAGTATGACAAATCACGGGAATACGACAGAGAGATCACTAGATTTTTGCAATCTACTCCGTTGATAGATGCACAAAATGAACACGTTAGACAAATTGCCGATACACTGTTCAAAGATGAAACACAGACCTTTGTCATAATAGAGAAAGCCCTTAAATTTGTCTATACCTATCTGTCACCTTCCGACTCCATTGCCAAACAGATCGATGCAGGGATTTGCAGAACCGTAGATGTCAATACAGTTATCCAGACAAGGAAAGGTACTTGTAGCGAATATACTAATCTATTTACCGCATTGATGCGCTATATGAATATACCGACCCGTTTTGCAGTAGGATATTGTTATGTTCCCGAATGGAAAGCCGAAAGTACCCATGCTTGGCCCGAATGCTATATAGAAGGTGCAGGTTGGTGTTCTGTCGATCCGACTTTTCCTTCATATATCTCCCCACATTTTGGTATGGTTAGGATGCGCTACGGAATAGATTACGAAGACTGCGACATCAGAACCCTAAATTATGACATCGAGCCGATCGAGTTTACAAAGAAATGACCCAATGACGACAGAAGATAAAAGAAAGTATTTTGAAAATAGGGAAGATTGGAGAAAGTGGTTGACAGACAACTTTGAAACCAAAAACGAAATTTGGTTTGTCTTCCCTTGTAAGTCGTCAGACAAAAAAAGTATTACATACAACGACGCTGTTGAAGAAGCCCTTTGTTTCGAGTGGATCGACAGTACGATAAAAACACTTGACAAAGAACATAAAATTCAGCGCTTCACGCCTAGAAACCCTAAAAGTACATACTCGCAAGCCAACAAAGAAAGACTTAAATGGTTATTGGAAAATAAAATGATACACCCTAAATTTGAGGATAAAATAAGAACTATTTTATCTGACCCTTTTATTTTTCCAGATGATATAATTGACAGATTGAAAGAAGATAAAACAGCATGGAAAAACTATCTGCACTTCTCCGACCCATATAAACGTATCCGAATTGCATACATTGAAGCAGCCAGGAAACGGCCTAAAGAATTTAAAAAACGACTAAACAACTTTATCAATAAAACGAGAGAAAATAAAATAATAACCGGATTCGGCGGAATCGGAAAATACTATTAACGCCCATAAAATCCGGCATACAATGAAAAAACATAATACACATTGAAATAATCACCTATATATCAGCCTTTTTCATATATTTGTATCCTATACTATTATACAGATCACTTTCGGAGATACTATAACACTTAAAAACAGATAAGATGAAAAAAGTAATTTTTGCAGGCGGGATATATAACATATTCTTCGTACTATTTCACATCGGATTTTGGAAAATATGGGACTGGAACACAGAACTGGAAAAGCTGTCATTCACCAATAAATGGATCATGCCTATTCTAAATGTTCAAATAATCTACTACTTTATCTTTACTGCGGTGATTTGTTTTGCGTTTCATAAAGAACTATTTACAACAAAACTTGGGAAATGTTTCCTGATGGGTACTGCTGGATTCTGGTTTATTCGAGCAATTCAACAATTTGTATTTTGGGAACTAGGTGCAGTCTCTACAATTATCGGGGTATTATTTTTTTTATTGGGATCGGTTTTGTTTCTTATTCCGGCAATACGTAAACAAACAACAGGTACTATTGAATAACGTAAACCCGCATCCAAGTTTTACAGAACTTTATTCAATACACCCCACAAAATTCTACCAGCGTCATCTTGCCGATCAACACTAACGCCTCTTCGTAAGCAATCTCATCCTTGCCGATATGTCCGGCAAGTGTTCCGACCTTTCCGCAAATCTGGAAACAGATCAGAACGGACATAGCAATATGATTTATAGAGGTTTGTGCAGTCCGTTCAACGACTTCTGTCAAGTGAAGCATTCGGATAAACAAGACAGGATACCGGAGCGGACAGCGAAGGCAAGACATAACGGTTCTTTGTATTATAAAATCGATATATGACTGGCGGTCATGGATGATTACTTCCCGAATGAATTTCTGGTGTTTTTTAGGTAAGGTAGACCATATCGTGAAGGCTAACTTATAAATCTTTTCACGTAAATGGTTGCGGCCATCTTTCGACATTTTATCGATACTTCGGTTGAAAACTCTCGCATCGGGCACCTTACCATTGGGGAATAATGCTTCTAATTTATTTAGCTTCTTCATGATATATTCTGATAGGCATTGAATAATTAATAGGGAAAATCACATAACAGATGTATTGGGACACAGATTTAAAATCCATCAGATTAAAAATCTGCACCCCAAATACAATCTATTTTCAGGGATTCAACTCTTCGAGTAAAAACTTTCCGGGTTTGAACTTAACACTTGTACGTGCCGGGATCATATAAGAAACACCTGTTCGGGGATTTCGCCCTTCCCGCTCATTTTGTTTCCAGGGCACGAAACTGCCGAACCCCTGTAACACAACAGAAGTATTCTGCTTGATCGCTTCCGTCAATACTACCTGAAAGGTATTTACAAATTTACGCGACTGTTCTTGCGTGACATGCATCTGTACAGCCAATTCGTTTACTAAATCTGCTTTGTTCATAATCTGTTATATATATATTATTTTTTAATTTTAAAGACCGATCACTTGACTTCACGGACACAGCGAACATACCGTGAATAAGCAGCGTTACCGTTATCAAACGTACCTCTGACAATGTTTATCATGCATCGGGCATAAGATTTAGTTGAATATACCGAGCTACTCCAATACATATAATCCTCAAATGCACCATCAAAAGCATTAGAGTCGTTTTTATACTTATTTCTAATTGCATACAATTCTATTAAAGTAGGTATCCGCCAACCATCCTTTTTTTTCGTACAGTATACTGTTGCCTCAGTATTGTAACCATAATAAGCCTGAGTCGTATCCACCTCAATAATATAGGTTTCTTCCAGAGTGTAATTTTGGGAGTTCCCTTTATAATCAACATATTCCGCCGATGACACATTTCCTTGATCATAAGCAAAGGGAAGATAACCAACATCTGGTACTTCAGTCTTCTCATAAAAAGGTCGATCTGCAACAAAAGCATCTACCAGATTTTGATCAATCACAGCCGTATTTTTTATACCTTTTTCTTGTTTTACTGTAACCGTTTTTGAATGGTTTCCCCCTTTCACTGCGATAATAAACGTTGCAGAACGAGCTTCACCCCAAATATTGGCCTCTGCATTAAACGTCAAAGTTTGATCACTCCCTATCGCTACAGAATTTTCAATATCTGATGATATTGCAATACTACTACCATCCTCACGAGTCACAGTCCACGGTAAACCTTCTGTTCCATTCACAGTTACAAAATCGGAACTCTCCGTATTCGGCAAATCTATCTCACCTTTAGATACAGTAAAAGTTGAACCAGACTGCTTAATAGCCACATCCTTTGTTATATTTCCGGCTTTTACCGATATATTACCGGTATTCTCTGTGCTATTCAAATTGAGTTCGCTCGTTTTATATCCAAAATCCTGTTCGTTACCATCGGTAGTACCGGAAGTTGTACCCGTCAATACCAACCAATCAGGCGAGGTTGCAGAATATAATAATCCAGGAGTCCCCTTAAATGTTAATGTGCCGCTGGCATCTGCTGTAGCTGCCAATGTGATCGGATCACCGGAAGCAGTCAACTCTGAAGCTTTTTGAGTTACTTTGATATCCTTCGTCAAGCCGGCATCTGTTCCGCTGACCGCATTACCGACCTTTACAGTGATTGCCCCCTCACGAGTAGAAGCATCCGGATTAACAGCAGCATCAAAAGTAATCTTCTGGGCTGTACCGGTTGTTGGAGTTCCCGAAGTCCCACCCGTTAATGAAATCCAACCGTCGGGTGGTACACTGGCTGCCCAATCCAAACCGGGGGTTGCCGTAAACGAAGACTCGCCACTTCCTCCTTTGGCTGCTATATCGCTCAGCGTAGAACCCGTTACAGTAGCCCCCGACTGTTCTACGGTTATTTCCTGTTTCAAACGAATATAAGCAGGATCACCCACGGATGCCCCGGCTTTCACTATTATCTTTCCGCTGCGCACCTGGGACGATGGATTGACAGCCGTCGCTTTTACTTTCAACGTTTGCTCACCGTCCGGAGCCTCACTACCCGATGTTGCCGAATTAGAGAAATCCAGCCAACCGTCACCGTTTAAAGCAGCCAGCCATTGCAAGCCTTCAGTTGCAGTAAAAGTCGATTCTCCTTCCGAATCCGTTACTGCCGCCAACGAAATATCCTTTCCTTTTGTCAGGGTCGAACCGCTTTGAATGACCGTTATTTCCTGATCCTCTCCATTTACATCTATATTAAAAGAGACAGATCTCTCTTCCGCTTTCGGATTGGCCTCCACAGCCTTAAAGACGACATTGGCAGGCCCCTGATGTGTTATGGTTGCCCCCGGCTTGATCTCACTGCCGTCCAACAAGGCTGACAACCAGGGAGGCATATCGAACACCCACTGCTGCCCCGGACGGGCTGTGATCTGTATCTCTTTTTCACCGCCTTTCTTAGCGGGCATTCTGGTCGAATCGACCTCGATAGGAGGTATCTCACCGACAGTAATACGTTCGTCGGAAACGTCTATACCTATCAAAGTCACATTCATGGTATAGTGGGAATTGCGTACAATATCATAATTGTTCTTGTCGCTACCGGGATAAAACCGGAACGTAACATCTTTATACGATACTCCACCCTGCACAGCCTCTCCGGTCAGTTCGATACAGGTTGCATTCGTCACACCCGTTCCGATCTTCTTTTTTTCAACGT encodes the following:
- a CDS encoding YdeI/OmpD-associated family protein; protein product: MTTEDKRKYFENREDWRKWLTDNFETKNEIWFVFPCKSSDKKSITYNDAVEEALCFEWIDSTIKTLDKEHKIQRFTPRNPKSTYSQANKERLKWLLENKMIHPKFEDKIRTILSDPFIFPDDIIDRLKEDKTAWKNYLHFSDPYKRIRIAYIEAARKRPKEFKKRLNNFINKTRENKIITGFGGIGKYY
- a CDS encoding BACON domain-containing protein, translating into MKRVSKIRLFVLLFLLVAGGCTRTEVEEGGITPHTLAEVDASFNLNVLATRTPVTRSITFTPDGTIDSDTLAVGARDSVQTKAVAPLSEVQENQIASLWIGQYDAATGKRLLNEYLPSMTGTTVNLKLKQSQKDSKSHVYFVSNAGDLGAIADETTLKKHTLAYTSTAEGLPDNNLCKMMGKWEGVVQAEGIKDITVELTRLIAKITFTYSVGSDFTFEPASVVLKNAPTLSQIEAPKAQLTTDGIGYTTYMGTASGSGATVYWYLPENMAGTVSEADAVDVEKKKIGTGVTNATCIELTGEAVQGGVSYKDVTFRFYPGSDKNNYDIVRNSHYTMNVTLIGIDVSDERITVGEIPPIEVDSTRMPAKKGGEKEIQITARPGQQWVFDMPPWLSALLDGSEIKPGATITHQGPANVVFKAVEANPKAEERSVSFNIDVNGEDQEITVIQSGSTLTKGKDISLAAVTDSEGESTFTATEGLQWLAALNGDGWLDFSNSATSGSEAPDGEQTLKVKATAVNPSSQVRSGKIIVKAGASVGDPAYIRLKQEITVEQSGATVTGSTLSDIAAKGGSGESSFTATPGLDWAASVPPDGWISLTGGTSGTPTTGTAQKITFDAAVNPDASTREGAITVKVGNAVSGTDAGLTKDIKVTQKASELTASGDPITLAATADASGTLTFKGTPGLLYSATSPDWLVLTGTTSGTTDGNEQDFGYKTSELNLNSTENTGNISVKAGNITKDVAIKQSGSTFTVSKGEIDLPNTESSDFVTVNGTEGLPWTVTREDGSSIAISSDIENSVAIGSDQTLTFNAEANIWGEARSATFIIAVKGGNHSKTVTVKQEKGIKNTAVIDQNLVDAFVADRPFYEKTEVPDVGYLPFAYDQGNVSSAEYVDYKGNSQNYTLEETYIIEVDTTQAYYGYNTEATVYCTKKKDGWRIPTLIELYAIRNKYKNDSNAFDGAFEDYMYWSSSVYSTKSYARCMINIVRGTFDNGNAAYSRYVRCVREVK
- a CDS encoding HU family DNA-binding protein — its product is MNKADLVNELAVQMHVTQEQSRKFVNTFQVVLTEAIKQNTSVVLQGFGSFVPWKQNEREGRNPRTGVSYMIPARTSVKFKPGKFLLEELNP